ATAATTGTTAGAAAACCATGGGTATTTATAGAAAAAAACTGGGGTGGCATATTTATAGACAGGGAAGGGAAATTCGTTGAAACATCTACCAGTCCATCTTTCTACCTAAAAGTAAGCGGAATAGAAACAGAAGGGGATGGTGTGGCAGAAGATGAATTATGGAAATTAGAAACTTTACAGGAAATAGAAAAATGGTATAATTTTTACAATCTACAGCGATATTTTAAACTTGAAAAAATAACAATAAAAAAACCCACAGAGATATTATTAAATGAAACAGAAACTATCAGAAAAATAATTATAACAAGAGATAACATAGAAGATACTCTTAATAAGGTCAAAATTGTTCTTGAAGAATGCGAAAAAAGTGGTAAAGAATGGGAATATATTGAAGGCAGGTTTAAAGACCCGGTAGTAAAATATAAAATAGCAGATTCTAAATAATTATAGAGTAATTTGTAAAATTTAACCGATGAATGAAAATATAATTACAGTTCTGGATATAGGAACAAGTAAGATATTTGGACTTTCAGCCCTGATAAAAAACACAGGA
The window above is part of the bacterium genome. Proteins encoded here:
- a CDS encoding FtsQ-type POTRA domain-containing protein gives rise to the protein MAKTEERIKEIRQLVWSKRKRKIKIASIVIGIVILITAILNIERLLTALFWDMELFYVKKVKIIPEDAKRLLAGTLEIENPGNLLFLDIEELNNRISKIREVEKCYITKEFPSTLKIEIIVRKPWVFIEKNWGGIFIDREGKFVETSTSPSFYLKVSGIETEGDGVAEDELWKLETLQEIEKWYNFYNLQRYFKLEKITIKKPTEILLNETETIRKIIITRDNIEDTLNKVKIVLEECEKSGKEWEYIEGRFKDPVVKYKIADSK